In the Orenia marismortui DSM 5156 genome, one interval contains:
- a CDS encoding RecQ family ATP-dependent DNA helicase: MVLPDVLYRNLKKYFGYKNLRPRQKEVLENLFAGNDILAILPTGSGKSLCYQLPATYLSGLVIVVSPLIALMKDQVDSLNKRKIKATYINSSLTLLEQRNRLNKILQGYYDIIYVAPERFESDNFVKTITKVKVDLFAIDEAHCISEWGHDFRPSYMKLGVIRQKLDNPRLIALTATATPEVREDIINGLELRDFKLLVKGFDRRNLYLEVKDVKNEADKKKELLEMVTRSSLPVVIYVGTRNRVEEIVMLLKDKFSVIGYHGGMNAKARKRAQELFMKGKREVVVATNAFGMGVDKSNIRLVIHYELPGTLEAYYQEAGRAGRDGYASKCILLYHQDDIDLRQFFIESDYPERRVVESVYSYCLRENKDEILVNLDHMYMNLNMISSRLSLEASLRLLRREGYLKRIKGKDGEISFKILERVDPKSLDIDYYKLYKLKENKYNKLIELKGYIETSQCRHNYILNYFGDEDGLRYCPGCDNCNESMQKMVITKELGIVVQKILSCVIKLGGRFGITTVVKVLLGSKSKKILNRGLDKVSTYAIINDYTYDEVIKIIKELINSGYLIQEKGRYPTVKISKAGYKILHQPYNLNWDLKLEAKEVNNLTTKARTKLLSKLKKLRSNLAQLESKPPFMIAHDKTLEELVVRLPQNKEQILRVNGFGPVIYNRYGEKFLKEINEFLNLYPLLKEKKGSYLSSTYNETFLLYQQGLSLEEIAKKRDLAVGTIVDHLIRLIEDGRKVDLDKFISQNNKIKIIQAIEEVGYEKLKTIKEKLDDDVSYEEIGLVVAKYKIS; encoded by the coding sequence ATGGTCTTACCTGATGTTCTTTATCGAAATTTAAAAAAATATTTTGGTTATAAGAATCTACGACCTAGGCAAAAAGAAGTCCTAGAGAATTTATTTGCTGGGAATGATATTTTGGCTATTTTACCTACAGGGAGTGGGAAATCACTTTGCTATCAGCTACCTGCAACATATCTATCAGGTTTAGTTATTGTAGTTTCTCCTTTAATAGCTTTGATGAAAGATCAAGTAGATAGTTTAAATAAGCGAAAGATCAAAGCAACCTATATTAACAGCTCACTAACTTTGCTAGAACAGAGAAATAGGCTAAATAAAATATTGCAAGGTTACTATGATATCATTTATGTCGCTCCTGAGCGTTTTGAATCTGATAATTTTGTAAAGACAATTACTAAAGTTAAGGTAGACTTATTTGCAATAGATGAGGCTCATTGTATTTCAGAGTGGGGGCATGATTTTCGACCGAGTTATATGAAGCTAGGGGTAATAAGACAGAAATTAGATAACCCTAGATTAATAGCATTAACAGCCACAGCTACGCCTGAGGTCAGGGAAGATATTATTAATGGATTAGAATTAAGAGACTTCAAACTATTAGTAAAAGGATTTGATAGGAGAAACCTATATTTAGAAGTAAAAGATGTTAAGAATGAAGCAGATAAAAAGAAAGAGTTGCTAGAGATGGTTACGAGGTCTTCTTTACCAGTTGTTATTTATGTAGGGACTAGAAATAGAGTAGAAGAGATAGTAATGTTATTGAAAGATAAATTTTCAGTCATAGGTTACCATGGTGGTATGAATGCCAAAGCTAGAAAACGGGCTCAAGAATTGTTTATGAAAGGTAAAAGAGAGGTTGTAGTTGCTACTAATGCTTTTGGTATGGGAGTAGATAAATCTAATATTAGGCTAGTTATTCATTATGAACTACCAGGTACCTTAGAAGCTTATTATCAAGAAGCAGGACGAGCGGGAAGAGATGGTTATGCTAGTAAATGTATTTTGTTATATCATCAAGATGATATTGATTTGAGACAGTTTTTTATTGAGAGTGATTATCCAGAAAGAAGAGTGGTAGAATCGGTTTACAGTTATTGTTTAAGGGAGAATAAAGATGAAATTCTAGTTAATTTAGATCATATGTATATGAATTTAAATATGATCTCTAGTAGATTATCTTTAGAGGCTTCTTTACGATTATTGAGAAGAGAAGGATATTTAAAGAGGATTAAGGGAAAAGATGGAGAGATAAGCTTTAAGATCTTAGAGCGGGTAGACCCTAAATCTTTAGATATTGATTATTATAAACTTTATAAGCTAAAAGAGAATAAATATAATAAATTAATAGAATTAAAAGGTTATATTGAAACTAGTCAATGCCGCCATAATTATATTCTTAATTATTTTGGAGATGAAGATGGGTTAAGATATTGCCCTGGCTGTGATAATTGTAATGAATCTATGCAGAAGATGGTAATAACTAAAGAATTAGGTATAGTAGTACAAAAGATACTAAGTTGTGTGATTAAATTAGGTGGTAGATTTGGAATTACTACAGTTGTTAAGGTATTATTAGGATCAAAGTCTAAAAAAATCCTAAATAGAGGTTTAGATAAAGTATCTACTTATGCTATTATAAATGATTATACTTATGATGAGGTTATTAAAATAATAAAAGAACTAATTAACTCTGGGTATCTTATTCAAGAGAAGGGAAGATATCCTACAGTTAAGATTAGTAAGGCTGGATATAAGATATTACATCAACCATATAATTTAAATTGGGATTTAAAATTAGAAGCAAAAGAAGTAAATAATTTAACTACTAAGGCAAGAACAAAGTTGCTATCTAAATTAAAAAAATTGCGAAGTAATTTAGCTCAATTAGAATCTAAGCCTCCCTTTATGATTGCTCATGACAAGACCTTAGAAGAGCTTGTAGTTAGATTGCCACAGAATAAAGAGCAGATTTTAAGAGTAAATGGTTTTGGTCCTGTGATATATAACCGTTACGGCGAAAAATTTTTGAAAGAAATAAATGAATTTTTGAATTTATATCCTCTTTTAAAAGAGAAAAAAGGCAGTTATTTAAGTTCTACTTATAATGAGACTTTCTTATTATACCAACAAGGATTGTCTTTAGAAGAGATAGCTAAGAAAAGAGATTTAGCTGTTGGTACTATAGTAGATCATTTAATTAGGTTGATAGAAGATGGTAGAAAAGTTGATTTAGACAAGTTTATATCTCAAAATAATAAAATAAAGATAATTCAAGCTATAGAAGAGGTAGGCTATGAAAAACTAAAAACTATTAAAGAGAAATTAGATGATGATGTTAGTTATGAAGAGATTGGACTTGTAGTAGCAAAGTATAAGATAAGTTGA
- the pgsA gene encoding CDP-diacylglycerol--glycerol-3-phosphate 3-phosphatidyltransferase, with the protein MNTANVLTLSRIILLPIFMVFFFSNSSNGLIIAGIIFVVSALTDLLDGYIARKYNQVSQLGRLLDPLADKLTMISVFISLAIKDLIPLEIILIILIRETIILFGSFLVYFNKADIISPSKFGKTATFLLYITAAAYILNLSFGKYIIFIAIPLTVISGVHYCIEAFVFFLKEQDI; encoded by the coding sequence ATGAACACTGCTAATGTCTTAACTTTAAGTCGAATTATACTTCTACCCATTTTTATGGTCTTCTTTTTTAGTAATAGTAGTAATGGTCTTATAATTGCTGGTATAATATTTGTTGTGTCAGCTTTGACTGACTTATTAGATGGTTATATAGCCAGGAAGTATAATCAGGTTTCACAATTGGGTAGATTATTAGACCCATTAGCAGATAAATTAACTATGATATCGGTATTTATATCCTTAGCTATTAAGGATTTAATCCCTTTAGAGATTATTTTGATTATCTTAATTAGGGAGACTATCATATTATTTGGTTCATTTTTAGTTTATTTTAATAAAGCAGATATTATAAGTCCTAGTAAATTTGGCAAGACTGCGACATTTTTATTATATATAACTGCAGCTGCTTATATTCTCAATCTTTCTTTTGGCAAATATATTATATTTATTGCAATTCCATTAACTGTTATCTCTGGTGTTCATTATTGTATTGAAGCCTTTGTATTCTTCTTAAAGGAACAGGATATATAA
- a CDS encoding cation diffusion facilitator family transporter, with translation MEYGNRYDISKKVSFIGLFLNVILSVIKVIVGFLFKSKALVADGFHSISDVASTAIVLFSIKISQQPPDEEHPYGHGKAESIGTKLLGIILIMTGFALAKSTVNNIISAKIDIPGQQVLWVAIISIVVKELLYQYTVRIGKKIESKALIADAHHHRSDAISSIAALIGAAGARMGYPILDPIAGLIVAIFIIKVGFEILLDAIDELMDAVPSQGKMQRIKKQVSDLENVIKVGDIKLRAYGPRLFVDLAVVVPDDLTVVEGHQVSVKVQDEIKKVHPSVKEVLVHIDPESVSEDK, from the coding sequence ATGGAATATGGTAATAGGTATGATATAAGTAAAAAGGTCAGCTTTATTGGTTTGTTTTTGAATGTTATTTTATCAGTTATAAAAGTTATAGTTGGATTTCTTTTTAAAAGTAAAGCTTTAGTAGCTGATGGTTTTCATTCTATATCTGATGTGGCTTCTACGGCAATAGTACTATTTAGTATTAAGATATCCCAGCAACCACCTGATGAAGAACATCCATATGGTCATGGCAAAGCAGAATCAATTGGGACTAAATTGTTAGGTATAATTCTAATTATGACAGGTTTTGCTTTGGCTAAAAGTACAGTAAATAATATAATTTCTGCTAAGATTGATATTCCAGGTCAACAAGTTTTGTGGGTGGCTATAATCTCTATAGTTGTAAAAGAATTATTATATCAATATACAGTCAGGATAGGGAAAAAGATAGAAAGCAAAGCGTTGATTGCTGATGCTCATCATCATAGATCTGATGCTATTTCTTCGATTGCAGCCTTAATTGGTGCTGCTGGTGCAAGGATGGGATATCCTATTTTGGATCCTATAGCAGGGTTAATAGTTGCTATTTTTATTATTAAAGTTGGATTTGAAATACTCTTAGATGCGATAGATGAATTAATGGATGCTGTTCCTAGTCAAGGGAAAATGCAAAGGATAAAAAAACAAGTTTCTGATTTAGAAAACGTAATCAAAGTCGGTGATATTAAATTAAGGGCTTATGGACCAAGATTATTTGTTGATCTAGCAGTAGTAGTTCCTGATGATTTAACAGTTGTAGAAGGGCATCAAGTTAGTGTTAAAGTGCAAGATGAGATAAAAAAAGTACACCCGAGTGTAAAAGAGGTATTAGTACATATTGATCCAGAAAGCGTTTCTGAAGATAAATAA
- a CDS encoding Hsp20/alpha crystallin family protein has product MEANSWYPFSEINTLRDQINKFTDESLIEYSKMADPSVNIYEEEDKINIKVSMPQSNLEDTEVLISEESILIQSRDRTNVIKSLSLPIKVKAQEADTEIEEGIIKIVVPKIDK; this is encoded by the coding sequence ATGGAAGCAAATTCTTGGTATCCTTTTAGTGAAATTAATACCTTAAGAGATCAGATTAATAAATTTACTGATGAAAGTCTAATTGAGTATAGTAAGATGGCAGATCCTTCAGTTAATATTTATGAAGAAGAAGATAAAATAAATATTAAGGTGAGTATGCCACAAAGCAATCTAGAAGATACTGAAGTTTTAATTAGTGAAGAGAGTATTTTAATTCAATCAAGAGATAGAACTAATGTAATAAAAAGTCTTTCTTTACCCATTAAAGTTAAAGCTCAAGAGGCTGATACTGAAATAGAAGAAGGTATTATTAAAATTGTTGTTCCCAAAATAGATAAGTAG
- a CDS encoding response regulator, with the protein MAKRILITDDANFMRTMLAKIVEENGYEVVGTAENGEVAIQKYKELKPDLVTMDITMPGMDGIEATKGIIEVDPNAKIVVCSAMGQKPMVLEAIEAGAKDFIVKPIKPEKVKETLNKLLG; encoded by the coding sequence ATGGCAAAAAGAATTTTAATTACTGATGATGCTAATTTCATGAGAACAATGCTAGCTAAGATAGTTGAAGAAAATGGATACGAAGTAGTAGGGACTGCTGAAAATGGAGAGGTAGCAATTCAAAAATATAAAGAGTTAAAACCAGATCTAGTAACTATGGATATTACAATGCCTGGTATGGACGGAATTGAAGCTACTAAAGGTATTATCGAAGTTGACCCTAATGCTAAAATTGTTGTATGTAGTGCTATGGGGCAAAAGCCTATGGTATTAGAGGCTATTGAAGCGGGAGCTAAAGACTTTATAGTAAAGCCTATTAAACCAGAAAAAGTTAAAGAAACATTAAATAAATTATTAGGATAA
- a CDS encoding cytochrome c oxidase subunit II — translation MKLELFELGVLIVCILIILFVFYRKKGRNKSFANFIFSKLLKLWGKIINFLIILAIVWFSLKIGSLLLRRIL, via the coding sequence ATGAAACTAGAGTTGTTTGAATTAGGAGTTTTAATAGTATGTATATTAATTATTTTATTTGTTTTTTATAGAAAGAAAGGGCGCAATAAGTCTTTTGCTAATTTTATATTTTCTAAATTATTAAAGTTGTGGGGCAAGATCATCAATTTTCTTATTATATTAGCTATTGTTTGGTTTAGCTTGAAGATAGGTAGTCTGTTATTAAGGAGGATATTATAA
- a CDS encoding PKD domain-containing protein, which produces MNRSNQKLLIILLVLIFILGCRDPLVVGDFIVDSEFYHQRGYLIGNSRVKFKIKLAQNFSQNIRYQWTTNGGQFLSQDGNEAVYYSPQTPGDYNINVVISDKLGNQSTYNFPFSVKGAYPERVVLKEITTKSVESGIKIEWSKYLENDFYAYKIFRSKNTYIDDKPQVIAEIDSQGQHSYIDYEVDPSQVYTYQIMVINRYGYFSLSNEKVLKTWQAGVKEIETRNLLSDILTDPIRPKVYVSDMSNNKLLVLDSNKEKIIKEIKLSISPKKMFLSKDNNFLFLISSKSKNLLQVNLNNYTKKSHFFNNQIKDITISDNYIYLNTEGAYNLIKFNILTGKVEGKFKLRRREELVNGEDIKAIGDEYLVVDEIFGDVLLYELNDFDQPIKNLAIDSIQSIVGLKVNDNYYLYNINEYLDYVKEFVLKANLDLKLKNTFVTQAYPKDFYIDEIEKLLFIISDNKTISIFSTEDYNLKNNIKFKNYLHHIAVDNKKKKIYLITSSIKSTENNIVVVNY; this is translated from the coding sequence ATGAACAGAAGTAATCAAAAGTTACTTATAATTTTATTAGTTTTAATATTTATCTTAGGATGTAGAGATCCTTTGGTTGTAGGTGATTTTATAGTTGATTCAGAATTTTATCATCAAAGGGGTTATCTTATAGGCAATAGTAGAGTGAAATTTAAGATTAAATTAGCCCAAAATTTTAGTCAGAATATAAGATATCAATGGACTACAAATGGAGGCCAATTTTTATCACAAGATGGGAATGAGGCTGTCTATTATTCTCCACAAACTCCAGGAGACTACAATATTAATGTAGTTATAAGTGATAAGTTAGGAAACCAAAGCACTTATAATTTTCCGTTTTCTGTAAAAGGGGCTTATCCTGAGAGGGTTGTATTGAAGGAAATAACCACTAAATCTGTAGAGTCAGGAATTAAGATAGAGTGGTCAAAATATTTGGAGAATGATTTTTATGCATATAAGATATTCAGAAGTAAGAATACATATATAGATGATAAGCCTCAGGTTATTGCTGAAATTGATTCACAAGGACAACATTCTTATATAGATTATGAAGTTGATCCATCTCAAGTATATACTTATCAAATCATGGTAATTAATAGGTATGGATATTTTTCTTTGAGCAATGAAAAGGTTCTAAAGACTTGGCAAGCTGGTGTAAAGGAGATTGAGACTAGGAATTTACTTTCGGATATTCTTACTGATCCTATTAGACCAAAGGTTTATGTTAGTGATATGAGCAATAATAAATTATTAGTTTTAGATAGCAATAAGGAGAAAATCATTAAAGAAATTAAATTATCAATAAGTCCTAAGAAGATGTTTTTAAGTAAAGATAATAATTTTCTTTTCTTAATATCTTCCAAAAGTAAGAATTTACTACAAGTTAATTTAAATAATTATACCAAAAAAAGTCACTTTTTTAATAATCAAATCAAAGATATAACAATTAGTGATAACTATATTTATTTAAATACTGAAGGTGCTTATAATTTAATTAAGTTTAATATTCTAACTGGAAAAGTTGAAGGGAAATTTAAGCTTAGAAGAAGAGAAGAATTAGTTAATGGTGAAGATATAAAAGCTATTGGGGATGAGTATTTAGTGGTTGATGAAATTTTTGGTGATGTTTTATTATATGAATTAAATGATTTTGATCAGCCAATTAAAAATTTAGCAATTGATTCTATTCAGAGTATTGTAGGACTAAAAGTTAACGATAACTATTATCTATACAATATAAATGAATATCTTGATTATGTAAAAGAGTTCGTTCTCAAAGCAAATCTTGATTTAAAGTTAAAAAATACCTTTGTAACTCAGGCATACCCAAAAGATTTCTATATAGATGAGATAGAAAAACTATTATTTATAATTTCTGATAATAAAACTATTTCTATTTTTTCTACCGAAGATTATAATTTAAAGAATAATATTAAATTTAAAAATTATTTACATCACATAGCTGTAGATAATAAGAAAAAGAAGATATATTTAATAACATCATCGATTAAATCAACAGAAAATAACATAGTTGTAGTTAATTATTAA
- the recU gene encoding Holliday junction resolvase RecU, producing the protein MYYGGRGQLLEQMIEESNKQYSLQQIAVIQKIPTPVKVLNVNNRTGRITNGFYDKKSTVDYIGVFQGVSIAFDAKETSVNTRFDLSNVKEHQYYYLKNWSESGGISFLIIQFTNLDESYYLPFEILDEFWTNMLSGGRKSIPYDMIAKDRYKIRSRGLIFLDYLSIVDDVLNEES; encoded by the coding sequence GTGTATTATGGTGGTCGAGGACAACTATTAGAACAAATGATTGAAGAATCTAATAAACAATATTCTTTGCAACAAATAGCGGTAATTCAAAAGATACCAACTCCAGTTAAGGTGTTGAATGTTAATAACAGGACTGGAAGAATTACTAATGGGTTCTATGATAAGAAATCAACTGTAGATTATATTGGTGTTTTTCAAGGAGTTTCCATTGCTTTTGATGCTAAGGAAACTAGTGTAAATACACGCTTTGACTTGAGTAATGTCAAAGAACATCAGTATTATTATCTAAAAAATTGGTCAGAAAGTGGAGGTATTTCTTTTTTGATCATTCAGTTTACTAATTTAGATGAGAGTTATTATTTGCCTTTTGAAATATTGGATGAATTTTGGACGAATATGTTATCGGGAGGTAGGAAAAGTATTCCCTATGATATGATTGCTAAGGATAGATATAAGATAAGAAGTAGAGGGTTAATTTTTTTAGATTATTTGAGTATTGTAGATGATGTTTTGAATGAAGAAAGTTAA
- a CDS encoding glycosyltransferase family 2 protein — translation MNKKISLIIPAYNEVETIGQVIKTAKKSDIFNEIVVVSDGSTDGTVQKALNYNVKTIALPSNIGKGAAMSVGIDNTTSEIIVFLDGDLVNLEVNHIKELVKPILLDDFDMSCGVFIEGRDSTDFAQKITPWLTGQRALKRDVLDCCADLKSSKFGAELFLTKIAIEKSLKVKKVILKGLTHRTKEEKRGLIKGFISRMKMYWQVFDYFRRNNLNYNHINTVMK, via the coding sequence ATGAATAAAAAAATTTCACTAATCATACCGGCTTATAATGAAGTAGAAACAATTGGTCAAGTAATAAAAACAGCTAAAAAAAGTGATATTTTTAATGAAATAGTAGTAGTTAGTGATGGTTCTACAGATGGTACAGTTCAAAAAGCATTAAATTATAATGTTAAAACTATTGCTTTACCAAGTAATATAGGTAAGGGTGCTGCGATGTCTGTAGGTATAGATAATACTACTTCGGAGATAATAGTATTTTTAGATGGAGATTTAGTCAACTTAGAAGTCAATCATATTAAAGAGTTAGTCAAACCTATTTTGTTAGATGACTTTGATATGAGTTGTGGTGTCTTTATTGAAGGTAGAGATTCTACAGATTTTGCTCAAAAAATAACGCCTTGGTTAACAGGTCAGAGAGCTTTAAAAAGAGATGTATTGGATTGTTGTGCTGATTTAAAGTCATCTAAATTTGGTGCAGAATTGTTTTTGACTAAGATTGCTATAGAGAAGTCTTTAAAGGTGAAGAAGGTTATTTTAAAAGGACTAACTCATAGAACAAAAGAGGAGAAAAGAGGCTTAATTAAAGGTTTTATTTCTAGAATGAAGATGTATTGGCAAGTCTTTGACTATTTTAGAAGGAATAATTTAAATTATAACCATATAAATACAGTAATGAAATAA
- a CDS encoding cell wall hydrolase yields the protein MKLKLSIIFFLILFIFINPVFAKNQQDEENNIYFNKAEDLYLLAKIIHAEARGEPFIGKVAVGAVIINRVNSNKFPNEILEVIQEPLAFTAVNDGQFNLEPDHQSYQAAILALQGNDPTNDALFYYNPIKTTSNWIYNRPVVAQIGKHIFAK from the coding sequence ATGAAGTTAAAATTATCAATTATCTTTTTTTTAATTTTATTCATATTCATAAATCCTGTATTTGCAAAAAATCAACAAGACGAAGAAAATAATATTTACTTTAATAAAGCAGAAGACCTCTATTTATTAGCTAAAATAATTCATGCTGAAGCAAGAGGGGAACCTTTTATTGGAAAAGTAGCTGTAGGAGCTGTTATTATTAATCGAGTTAACAGCAATAAATTCCCAAATGAAATCTTAGAAGTTATTCAAGAACCTTTAGCTTTTACAGCAGTTAATGATGGCCAATTTAATCTAGAACCAGATCATCAATCTTATCAAGCAGCTATTTTAGCATTACAAGGTAATGATCCTACAAATGATGCTCTGTTCTATTATAATCCAATCAAAACCACCTCTAACTGGATCTATAATAGGCCAGTTGTAGCTCAAATAGGAAAGCATATCTTTGCAAAATAA
- a CDS encoding CoA-binding protein — MNNMISALNQKIYAVVGASENKDKFGYKVFKFLKDRGLETYPINPKIEMLDGVKCYSKLEEVDKAIDVVVTVVPPKIAKQVVEQSAKLGIKYVWMQPGSNFETAEEYCDELGINAIVDECIMVEMKK, encoded by the coding sequence ATGAATAATATGATATCAGCTTTAAATCAAAAGATATATGCAGTAGTTGGAGCTTCAGAAAATAAGGATAAGTTTGGTTATAAGGTTTTCAAATTTTTAAAAGATCGTGGATTAGAGACTTATCCTATCAATCCAAAAATTGAAATGTTAGATGGAGTAAAATGCTATAGTAAATTAGAAGAAGTTGATAAAGCAATTGATGTAGTTGTAACTGTTGTTCCCCCAAAGATTGCTAAACAAGTAGTAGAGCAAAGTGCTAAATTAGGCATAAAGTATGTGTGGATGCAACCAGGATCTAACTTTGAAACAGCAGAAGAATATTGTGATGAATTAGGAATAAATGCAATAGTAGATGAGTGTATTATGGTAGAAATGAAAAAATAA
- a CDS encoding acylphosphatase gives MSNKDLKAIKAAVKGRIQGVGYRANTHKRATQLGITGYIRNTAGNKVELVAEGKEDDLKELIEFLKVGPSGAEIEKFESEWIEATGDHIRFAIKY, from the coding sequence ATGTCTAATAAAGATCTTAAAGCAATAAAAGCTGCTGTGAAGGGTAGGATTCAGGGAGTTGGTTATAGAGCAAATACTCATAAAAGAGCTACTCAGTTGGGAATTACAGGTTATATTAGAAATACTGCAGGTAATAAAGTTGAGTTAGTAGCAGAGGGAAAAGAAGATGATTTAAAAGAATTAATTGAATTTTTAAAGGTTGGTCCTTCTGGTGCTGAAATTGAAAAATTTGAATCTGAGTGGATTGAGGCTACAGGAGATCATATTAGATTTGCAATTAAGTATTAA
- the murB gene encoding UDP-N-acetylmuramate dehydrogenase, translated as MLNQNLKASLEEIKGLDIQFNEPLKKHTTFKIGGPADIFITPHNIENLQKVLRKTKDYDLEMFILGKGSNVIVGDKGFRGLVINTEKLNKIEVEETTIISETGILLSDVSEKAFEAGLTGLEFASGIPGSLGGAIYMNAGAYGGMIKDVISEVTCVNHNGEIVVLSKEELKLSYRHSILQEENLIAVKAKINLKFGNKEEIKDIINDLTDKRWTKQPMEMPSAGSIFKRPENHYASALIDEAGLKGTRVGDAQVSKKHAGFIVNLGNASAEDVKNLINLVQEKIYKKNNIKLEVEPKFIGEFHKH; from the coding sequence ATGCTAAATCAAAACTTAAAAGCCAGTTTAGAAGAGATTAAAGGCTTAGATATACAATTTAATGAACCACTCAAAAAACATACCACCTTTAAAATTGGTGGACCTGCTGATATTTTTATAACACCCCATAATATCGAAAATTTACAAAAAGTACTAAGAAAAACTAAAGATTATGATTTAGAAATGTTTATTTTAGGAAAAGGTAGTAATGTTATAGTAGGTGATAAAGGCTTTAGAGGGTTAGTGATTAATACAGAAAAGCTAAATAAAATAGAAGTAGAAGAAACTACTATCATCTCAGAAACAGGAATTCTATTATCTGACGTATCCGAAAAAGCTTTTGAAGCTGGATTAACAGGTTTAGAATTTGCTAGTGGTATCCCTGGGAGTTTAGGTGGAGCAATCTATATGAATGCAGGTGCTTATGGTGGAATGATTAAAGATGTTATTAGTGAAGTAACCTGTGTCAACCATAATGGAGAAATAGTAGTACTTTCTAAAGAAGAGTTAAAACTCTCTTATAGACATAGTATCTTACAAGAAGAAAATTTAATAGCTGTTAAAGCAAAGATTAATTTAAAGTTTGGTAATAAAGAAGAAATTAAAGATATTATAAATGATTTAACTGATAAAAGATGGACTAAACAACCTATGGAAATGCCTAGTGCAGGTAGCATCTTTAAACGTCCTGAAAATCACTACGCTAGTGCATTAATTGATGAAGCAGGATTAAAAGGAACTAGAGTTGGTGATGCTCAAGTATCTAAGAAACATGCTGGCTTTATTGTTAATTTAGGCAATGCCTCAGCTGAAGATGTAAAAAATTTAATTAATTTAGTCCAAGAGAAGATATATAAGAAAAATAATATAAAATTAGAAGTAGAACCTAAATTTATCGGCGAATTTCATAAACATTAA